A region from the Streptomyces lydicus genome encodes:
- the aroQ gene encoding type II 3-dehydroquinate dehydratase encodes MSGSTPRRVLVLNGPNLGRLGSREPEVYGATSYAGLVQECARLGKELGFEAEVRETNDEAEMIRWLHEAADGSLPVVINPGAFTHYSYAMRDAAAQRTAPLIEVHISNPYAREEFRHHSVLAAVASGTVAGFGIGSYRLALRALAEELNG; translated from the coding sequence ATGAGCGGCAGCACGCCCCGGCGGGTGCTCGTCCTCAACGGGCCCAACCTCGGCCGGCTGGGCTCCCGTGAGCCCGAGGTCTACGGCGCCACCTCCTACGCCGGACTGGTCCAGGAGTGCGCCCGGCTCGGCAAGGAGCTGGGCTTCGAGGCCGAGGTCCGGGAGACCAACGACGAGGCCGAGATGATCCGCTGGCTGCACGAGGCCGCCGACGGATCGCTCCCGGTCGTCATCAACCCGGGTGCCTTCACGCACTACTCGTACGCCATGCGGGACGCGGCCGCCCAGCGCACCGCCCCGCTGATCGAGGTGCACATCTCGAACCCGTACGCGCGCGAGGAGTTCCGCCACCACTCGGTCCTCGCGGCCGTCGCCAGCGGCACGGTCGCCGGCTTCGGCATCGGCTCCTACCGCCTCGCGCTCCGTGCGCTGGCCGAGGAACTGAACGGCTGA
- a CDS encoding Pro-rich N-terminal domain-containing protein produces the protein MHFAVGAPLPPPHGQASPGAAMNWTPHPGQHTPPTPPSAPAAPPPPAQQPVPGQGGQGPAPRQAPTAPHGTDISGHVQLPPGAPVPLPSPPTDTTAPDAAHAAVAVLLIGPAGAGKTSVARHWADTRRVPTAHISLDDVREWVRSGFADPQAGWNDHSEAQYRLARRTCGFAARNFLANGISCILDDAVFPDRPVIGLGGWKRHVGPGLLPIVLLPGLEIVLERNARRSGNRRLSDEEVARIHGRMAGWYGSGLPIIDNSQHDVATTVRVLDDVVARSIASPPNW, from the coding sequence ATGCACTTCGCAGTGGGGGCTCCGCTGCCACCGCCCCACGGGCAGGCATCACCCGGCGCCGCCATGAACTGGACGCCCCACCCGGGACAGCACACCCCGCCCACCCCGCCGTCGGCCCCGGCGGCCCCGCCTCCGCCCGCGCAGCAGCCCGTCCCCGGCCAGGGCGGGCAAGGGCCCGCGCCCCGGCAGGCCCCGACCGCGCCGCACGGCACGGACATCAGCGGCCATGTCCAGCTGCCCCCGGGCGCCCCGGTGCCGCTGCCCAGCCCGCCCACCGACACCACGGCGCCGGACGCCGCGCACGCCGCCGTCGCGGTGCTGCTCATCGGCCCGGCCGGAGCCGGCAAGACCAGCGTGGCGCGCCACTGGGCCGACACCCGGCGGGTGCCGACCGCACACATCAGCCTCGACGACGTCCGCGAATGGGTCCGGTCCGGCTTCGCCGACCCGCAGGCCGGCTGGAACGACCACTCCGAGGCGCAGTACCGCCTGGCCCGCCGCACCTGCGGCTTCGCGGCCCGCAACTTCCTTGCCAACGGCATCTCCTGCATCCTCGACGACGCGGTCTTCCCCGACCGGCCGGTCATCGGTCTGGGCGGCTGGAAGCGCCATGTCGGCCCCGGCCTGCTGCCGATCGTGCTGCTGCCCGGCCTGGAGATCGTCCTGGAGCGCAACGCCCGGCGCAGCGGCAACCGCCGGCTGTCCGACGAAGAGGTGGCGAGGATCCACGGACGGATGGCCGGCTGGTACGGCTCCGGCCTGCCGATCATCGACAACTCCCAGCACGACGTCGCCACGACGGTGCGGGTGCTGGACGACGTCGTCGCCCGCAGCATCGCCAGCCCGCCGAACTGGTAG